The Watersipora subatra chromosome 1, tzWatSuba1.1, whole genome shotgun sequence genome has a window encoding:
- the LOC137403834 gene encoding uncharacterized protein: MSYADDLEVNPFYNDALSKQSYLQQVLTNGSVLCIPAADSLPQVSNTDRFLDLHILKPSPLYKGEYMSIWTNSNGEHKVVKMDDQGQFLLVSYAERSYTIELLYTESAYIKGAKYSVWLIQRPLDKHGSPNGVVEMPKRLTAVGKLDIEHATLPDLKRFLELSGVQYLENVEREVKHFKSKYIVLHTFLHDAALKLEAIANKCSHDGMLPVGFNKYTHAALLSYIHHRTHTYIYPHVRECCKDKDDRYNKQRAAMQKSRGTDTVQRKNGWLGEIKLATCPLQFISMLKLSLDEMCSWASRLASQQEPLSSDDLIPLVIDNLLAETDINFPSILLYIEIFGEPLLHVHEAFEFTFATYRAAVLYITDYNIPSDSVPSLPAAEAATPVAAVKAQASTPDANKMDVMSMFKKFVKNFSEERPFSYYTDRENYVDRYELLAILSLAR, encoded by the exons ATGTCGTATGCTGACGACTTAGAAGTCAATCCGTTTTACAACGATGCATTG AGCAAGCAATCTTACCTGCAGCAAGTTCTCACGAATGGAAGTGTTTTGTGCATTCCAGCGGCTGACTCTCTTCCACAGGTTTCGAATACCGACAGATTCTTAG ATTTGCATATATTGAAACCTTCTCCGTTATATAAAGG AGAGTATATGAGCATTTGGACCAACTCAAATGGGGAACATAAGGTGGTGAAGATGGATGACCAAGGACAATTCCTCCTCGTCAGTTATGCTG AACGCTCTTATACTATCGAGTTGCTCTACACTGAGTCTGCTTATATCAAG GGCGCCAAGTACTCTGTTTGGCTCATTCAAAGACCTCTGGACAAGCATGGCTCGCCG AATGGTGTTGTTGAGATGCCGAAGCGCTTGACAGCTGTAGGAAAACTTGACATAGAGCATGCAACTCTACCTGATCTCAAGAGATTCCTTGAACTCTCCGGTGTACAG TACTTAGAAAATGTAGAGAGGGAAGTGAAACATTTCAAGTCCAAATACATAGTCCTCCACACATTTCTTCATGACGCTGCCCTCAAGTTGGAGGCAATAGCTAACAAGTGCTCCCATGATGGAATGCTGCCGGTTGGGTTTAATAAGTACACACATGCCGCTTTGCTTAG TTACATTCACCATAGAACACACACTTACATATATCCTCATGTGAGAGAATGCTGCAAAGATAAAGATGACAGATATAATAAGCAGCGTGCAGCAATGCAG AAATCTAGAGGGACTGACACGGTACAAAGAAAAAATGGCTGGCTCGGTGAAATAAAACTGGCGACTTGCCCACTCCAATTCATATCCATGCTTAAACTTAGTTTG GATGAGATGTGTAGCTGGGCCTCCAGACTCGCCAGCCAACAAG AACCCCTCTCCAGTGATGATCTGATACCTCTTGTG ATTGACAATTTGCTAGCCGAAACTGACATCAACTTTCCGTCCATTCTGTTATACATAGAGATCTTTGGGGAGCCTCTCCTTCACGTCCATGAAGCTTTTGA GTTCACCTTTGCCACATACCGTGCAGCAGTGCTCTATATTACTGATTATAACATTCCATCTGATTCTGTGCCATCGCTTCCTGCTGCTGAAGCAGCCACTCCTGTTGCTGCCGTAAAAGCGCAAGCATCCACACCTGATGCCAACAAGATGGATGTCATGTCGATGTTCAAGAAATTCGTGAAGAACTTCTCAGAGGAAAGACCCTTTAGCTATTACACTGACAGAGAGAATTATGTGGATAGGTACGAACTTTTAGCGATCTTGTCGCTAGCTAGGTAG